Proteins encoded in a region of the Pirellulales bacterium genome:
- a CDS encoding site-2 protease family protein, with amino-acid sequence MDYYSDDIFDGRLDSSERGPLLVQTLPVAGDERPAPAGRQVLLPAALFVATCLSTYHVGGLAYAVPVMLILTTHELGHFFQALRYRVPASLPFFIPMPVPPVGTMGAVIGMQAHVGDRKALYDIGITGPLAGLVPAIICSIVGLQWSHVEIVNHGAAEHVKFISLGEPLLFKLLSHLTFGPLNEGQDVILHPLAFAGWVGIFITGLNLIPIGQLDGGHVLYALLLRRAHRIALFLIFAATFAMFVFQYWGWSLMLMLLFWTGPRHPPTADDGVPLGRGRIVLGWLTLAFVLIGFTPEPFNFGNP; translated from the coding sequence ATGGATTATTATTCCGACGACATTTTCGACGGCCGGCTCGATTCGAGCGAGCGAGGACCGCTGCTCGTGCAAACGCTGCCCGTGGCAGGCGACGAGCGTCCGGCCCCGGCGGGACGGCAAGTTCTCTTGCCGGCGGCGTTGTTCGTGGCGACCTGCCTGAGCACGTACCACGTCGGCGGGCTGGCCTACGCCGTGCCCGTGATGCTGATTCTCACAACACACGAGTTGGGCCACTTCTTCCAGGCATTGCGATACCGCGTGCCTGCCAGCTTGCCGTTTTTCATTCCGATGCCGGTCCCTCCCGTCGGCACGATGGGGGCCGTGATCGGCATGCAGGCCCACGTCGGCGATCGCAAGGCACTGTACGACATCGGCATCACCGGCCCTCTGGCGGGACTTGTGCCCGCGATCATCTGCTCGATCGTCGGACTGCAATGGTCGCACGTCGAAATTGTCAACCACGGGGCTGCTGAACACGTGAAGTTTATCTCGCTCGGCGAACCGTTGCTGTTCAAGTTGCTGTCGCACCTGACATTCGGCCCACTAAACGAAGGGCAAGACGTTATATTGCACCCCCTGGCCTTTGCCGGTTGGGTTGGCATCTTCATCACCGGGCTGAATTTGATTCCGATCGGGCAACTCGACGGCGGCCACGTGCTCTACGCCCTGTTGTTGCGTCGGGCGCATCGGATCGCATTGTTCCTGATCTTCGCGGCCACGTTCGCCATGTTCGTGTTCCAATACTGGGGCTGGTCGTTGATGTTGATGCTGCTGTTCTGGACAGGTCCGCGACATCCGCCGACGGCCGACGACGGAGTGCCGCTGGGCAGAGGCCGCATCGTTCTCGGCTGGCTGACGCTGGCCTTCGTCCTGATTGGCTTTACACCCGAGCCGTTCAATTTCGGAAATCCTTAG
- a CDS encoding RNA polymerase sigma factor has product MSNPPSTRDSLLARLGRPSDERAWQEFMEIYGPLVYRLARRRGFQHADADDLCQEVFQATAKSIERWRQRPDRGSFRAWLFQIARNVMINTLRHRQRHPGGVGGSEIKRLLDQQPADDQESRLLAVEYERHLFQWAAEAVKKEFRQATWQAFWQTGVEGRKSSDVAKELDISVGAVYIARSRVMARLRAKIEEVEGKQ; this is encoded by the coding sequence ATGTCAAACCCGCCCAGCACTCGTGATAGCCTGTTGGCCCGCTTGGGCCGGCCTTCGGATGAGCGGGCGTGGCAAGAGTTTATGGAGATTTACGGGCCGCTGGTTTACCGGCTGGCACGGCGGCGTGGCTTTCAGCATGCCGACGCCGACGACCTGTGTCAGGAGGTGTTCCAGGCCACGGCCAAGTCGATCGAGCGCTGGCGGCAGCGGCCCGACCGTGGCTCGTTTCGGGCCTGGCTGTTCCAGATTGCCCGCAATGTGATGATCAATACGTTGCGGCACCGGCAGCGACATCCGGGCGGCGTGGGCGGCAGCGAGATCAAGCGGTTGCTCGACCAGCAGCCGGCCGACGACCAGGAATCGCGGCTGCTTGCGGTCGAATACGAACGTCATCTGTTTCAGTGGGCGGCCGAGGCGGTGAAAAAAGAGTTTCGCCAAGCCACCTGGCAGGCTTTTTGGCAGACCGGGGTCGAGGGCCGCAAATCCAGCGACGTTGCCAAGGAACTGGACATCAGCGTGGGCGCGGTCTACATCGCCCGCAGCCGCGTGATGGCACGCCTCCGAGCAAAGATTGAAGAAGTGGAAGGTAAGCAATGA
- a CDS encoding 2-phosphosulfolactate phosphatase, giving the protein MLSLKAHFLPSLTTPDELEGAAVVVIDVLRATTVITHALAAGAREVVPCLEVDDALRVASALPKGRAVLGGERGGLKIEGFDLGNSPNEFTHATIGGKTLVFTTTNGTRAMMHCQRARRVLIGAFVNASAVVQALADEEKVHLLCAGTRGAVTREDVLLAGLIADRLLDLPGAAETCREINDELLIARTCWQAFAAGRQIPDLASDLAATLRFTQGGRNLTKIGLEHDIDAAACIDRFSIVPELDARQWRIASGRGAAFPGRPPSSTA; this is encoded by the coding sequence ATGCTTTCCCTCAAGGCCCATTTCTTGCCCAGCCTGACGACGCCCGACGAGCTGGAGGGCGCGGCCGTCGTGGTGATCGACGTGCTGCGCGCCACGACCGTCATCACACACGCGCTGGCCGCCGGGGCGCGGGAAGTTGTTCCGTGCTTGGAGGTGGATGACGCGCTGCGAGTCGCTTCGGCTCTGCCGAAGGGCCGCGCAGTGCTGGGCGGAGAGCGCGGCGGTCTGAAGATCGAAGGCTTCGACCTTGGGAATTCTCCCAATGAGTTTACCCACGCAACGATCGGCGGAAAAACGTTGGTGTTCACCACGACCAACGGCACTCGGGCCATGATGCACTGCCAACGGGCCCGCCGCGTGCTGATCGGCGCCTTCGTGAACGCCTCGGCCGTGGTGCAGGCGCTTGCCGACGAGGAGAAGGTTCATCTCTTGTGTGCCGGCACGCGCGGCGCGGTGACTCGAGAAGACGTGCTGCTGGCCGGTCTCATTGCCGACCGTCTGCTGGACCTTCCGGGCGCCGCGGAAACGTGCCGCGAAATCAACGACGAGCTGTTGATTGCCAGAACGTGCTGGCAGGCCTTCGCGGCGGGCCGGCAAATCCCTGACCTGGCCAGCGATCTGGCGGCCACGCTGCGCTTCACGCAGGGCGGTCGCAACCTGACGAAGATCGGCCTGGAGCACGACATCGACGCCGCGGCGTGCATCGACCGCTTCTCGATCGTGCCGGAACTCGACGCGCGGCAATGGCGGATTGCGAGCGGACGTGGGGCGGCCTTCCCAGGCCGTCCCCCCTCGTCGACGGCCTAG
- a CDS encoding DUF1501 domain-containing protein, producing the protein MNHSLSAHHAHHVQRTTAHPLAPPPSDSIRVGSRRWFLQTGLAGIAGVSLAETLRRSASAVPTNDRRSVIVFWLSGGPSHIDMWDPKPDAPIEIRGPYQTIGTKVPGITICEHLPLQASIMDKLAVIRSVDCSASNHTPITMQAGNALARRTDDGNDGAGYPSMGSVAAKFRGPNAADLPAFVGLADSWKADVWGAGHMGQDFEPVKGGELGGRLALVEGMNAPRLQDRAELRRRFDRFEHSLDRAATMQQLDRYHQMAFDMVSSPRVKDAFDLAKETDATRDLYGRVSVGEKALLARRLVEAGVTYVLVSGRWGYFDHHGDNVPPWGGIQKGLTPILPTVDRAMYALITDLEQRGLLDSTLVLMLGEFGRTPMMSADAGRGHWTNCMSMLVAGGGLPCGQVIGRTDRKGYDVQDARVRPADLAATVFRHLRIDLDAHWVNPQGRPVPIVTEGGAPIPALNA; encoded by the coding sequence ATGAACCATTCGCTGTCTGCGCACCACGCCCACCATGTTCAGCGGACCACAGCGCATCCGCTGGCCCCACCGCCAAGCGACTCGATTCGCGTCGGCTCGCGCCGTTGGTTTTTGCAAACCGGCCTGGCCGGAATCGCCGGCGTTTCGCTGGCCGAAACCTTGCGCCGTTCGGCCTCCGCGGTCCCGACCAACGACCGTCGCTCGGTCATCGTTTTCTGGCTTTCCGGCGGCCCAAGCCATATCGACATGTGGGATCCCAAGCCCGACGCGCCGATCGAGATTCGCGGGCCGTATCAGACGATCGGCACCAAGGTGCCGGGCATCACGATCTGCGAGCACCTGCCGTTGCAAGCCAGTATCATGGACAAGCTGGCCGTCATCCGGTCCGTCGATTGCTCGGCCAGCAATCATACGCCCATCACCATGCAGGCCGGCAACGCGCTGGCCCGACGCACCGATGACGGCAACGACGGAGCGGGCTATCCCTCGATGGGCTCCGTGGCGGCCAAGTTCCGCGGCCCAAACGCCGCCGACCTGCCGGCCTTCGTCGGACTGGCCGATTCGTGGAAGGCCGACGTGTGGGGCGCCGGGCACATGGGCCAGGATTTCGAGCCGGTGAAGGGCGGCGAGCTTGGCGGACGGCTGGCGCTGGTCGAAGGCATGAACGCGCCGCGATTGCAGGACCGGGCCGAGCTGCGGCGGCGGTTCGACCGCTTCGAGCACAGCCTCGACCGGGCGGCGACGATGCAGCAACTCGACCGCTACCACCAAATGGCCTTCGACATGGTCAGTTCGCCGCGCGTCAAAGACGCCTTCGACCTGGCGAAAGAGACGGATGCCACCCGCGACCTTTATGGCCGCGTGAGCGTGGGCGAGAAGGCACTGCTTGCCCGGCGGTTGGTCGAGGCCGGCGTCACCTACGTGCTGGTGAGCGGTCGCTGGGGCTACTTCGATCATCACGGCGACAACGTGCCGCCCTGGGGCGGCATCCAGAAGGGGCTGACGCCGATTCTGCCGACGGTCGACCGGGCCATGTACGCGCTGATCACCGACCTGGAGCAACGCGGCCTGCTCGATTCGACGCTGGTGTTGATGCTGGGCGAGTTCGGCCGCACGCCGATGATGTCGGCCGACGCGGGCCGCGGCCATTGGACGAACTGCATGTCGATGCTGGTGGCGGGCGGCGGTCTGCCGTGCGGGCAAGTGATCGGCCGCACTGACCGCAAGGGCTACGACGTGCAAGACGCCCGCGTGCGGCCCGCCGATTTGGCCGCCACGGTTTTCCGTCATTTGCGGATCGACCTCGACGCCCATTGGGTGAATCCGCAAGGCCGCCCGGTGCCGATCGTCACCGAAGGCGGCGCGCCGATTCCGGCGCTGAATGCGTAG
- a CDS encoding HEPN domain-containing protein: MIGERFLDLARKMLVMHRTDPAGLRSVVSRAYYGAFHSARTFLEDMGCRVARTENAHQFVQIRLLNSGEERATKLGTLLTHLHERRKDADYEIDSPQYETEDFAVEAITRADRAMALLADCREELVRSKIKAGIASYERKINPGA, encoded by the coding sequence ATGATCGGCGAACGGTTTTTGGATCTGGCCAGGAAGATGTTAGTAATGCATCGGACGGACCCCGCCGGGCTTCGCTCGGTCGTCAGCCGGGCTTACTACGGGGCATTTCATAGCGCCAGAACGTTTCTTGAGGACATGGGTTGCCGCGTAGCAAGGACTGAAAACGCTCATCAATTCGTGCAGATCCGCCTGCTCAACTCTGGTGAGGAGCGTGCAACCAAGCTCGGAACGTTGTTGACCCATCTGCACGAGCGCCGGAAGGATGCCGACTACGAGATCGACTCGCCACAATATGAAACTGAGGACTTTGCGGTAGAGGCAATTACACGTGCCGACCGGGCCATGGCTTTGCTAGCCGATTGCCGTGAAGAACTGGTCCGCAGCAAAATAAAAGCTGGGATTGCGAGCTATGAGAGAAAGATCAATCCCGGCGCGTAG
- a CDS encoding SDR family NAD(P)-dependent oxidoreductase — MQITDRTFLVTGGASGLGAACVRRLVAAGGRAVVADLDRAGGEAIAAEFPQAACFVETDVTDEATAIAAVQTAQARFGGLSGVVHCAGIVAAGRIVGREGIHDLELFSRVIRINLIGTFNVLRLAAAAIKDGPADEEGERGVIVTTASVAAFDGQIGQVAYAASKAGVGGMTLPAARELAAFGIRVVTIAPGIFDTPMMDGMPENVRESLSRQPAFPQRFGRPDEFAALVQHAIENRMLNGTVLRLDAGLRMAAK, encoded by the coding sequence ATGCAAATCACCGATCGCACATTTCTGGTAACCGGCGGCGCCTCCGGCCTGGGCGCCGCCTGCGTGCGCCGATTGGTGGCGGCGGGCGGCCGCGCGGTCGTGGCCGATCTCGACCGCGCTGGCGGCGAAGCGATCGCCGCCGAGTTTCCTCAGGCGGCCTGCTTCGTTGAAACCGACGTCACCGACGAAGCGACCGCGATCGCCGCGGTTCAGACAGCGCAAGCCCGGTTCGGCGGACTGTCGGGCGTGGTGCATTGTGCGGGCATTGTGGCGGCCGGCCGGATCGTGGGCCGCGAAGGAATCCACGACTTGGAACTATTCAGCCGCGTCATCCGCATCAATCTGATCGGCACCTTCAACGTGCTGCGGCTGGCCGCGGCCGCCATCAAAGACGGCCCGGCCGACGAGGAAGGCGAACGGGGTGTAATCGTGACCACGGCTTCGGTGGCCGCGTTCGACGGGCAGATCGGCCAGGTGGCATACGCGGCGTCGAAGGCCGGCGTGGGGGGCATGACGTTGCCGGCCGCGCGCGAACTGGCCGCTTTCGGCATCCGCGTGGTGACGATCGCGCCGGGCATCTTCGACACGCCGATGATGGACGGTATGCCCGAAAACGTCCGCGAGTCGTTGTCGCGTCAACCGGCCTTCCCGCAGCGATTCGGCCGGCCCGACGAATTCGCCGCGTTGGTCCAGCACGCGATCGAAAACCGGATGCTCAACGGCACGGTGTTGCGGCTCGACGCCGGCCTGCGCATGGCGGCCAAGTGA
- a CDS encoding sugar phosphate isomerase/epimerase: MGHQQTKQHRAGKRSYHQIGLVRGQFGNVPEDQWLDWIAKTGFDGWEEASWELDLDRCGDDAGAKAYAEERVAKAKKRGLEIFSVAAHLQGQALGDEPSAKTVQFLGGESAEAYAKWRAAGNQPPRTDPFYVPPEVGQIAQRQAATALVNAVRLAHFLGKLEDRVVPVSGFVGSPAHCWSHWFLFPPLPKSIGGHEIPDVFKVSLELLVERFSPVLQGCLKYGTTFDLECHPSERAMGDITSAGEYLAALDAAGFEKAAGFNFDCSHMEWQGVSGIDFIRQYGHRIHCAHIKGVQVVRGYTRNGLLGGHRPMGDKHNGWNFVTSGTARDATSTEELFVELNRAGFSGAVSIEWEDNDVEQHAGAKQALANVHRADQPPSHMRHDEQLRA, from the coding sequence GTGGGCCATCAGCAAACCAAACAGCATCGTGCCGGCAAACGTTCCTATCACCAAATCGGGCTGGTCCGCGGGCAATTCGGCAACGTGCCCGAAGATCAATGGCTCGATTGGATCGCCAAAACGGGCTTTGATGGCTGGGAAGAGGCGAGCTGGGAACTCGATCTGGACCGTTGCGGCGACGATGCGGGAGCCAAAGCCTACGCCGAAGAGCGTGTCGCCAAAGCCAAGAAGCGCGGCTTGGAGATCTTTTCGGTGGCCGCGCACTTGCAAGGTCAGGCCCTGGGCGATGAACCCAGCGCCAAAACCGTGCAGTTCCTGGGCGGCGAGTCGGCCGAAGCCTACGCCAAGTGGCGCGCGGCCGGCAACCAGCCGCCACGCACCGACCCGTTTTATGTGCCGCCCGAAGTCGGCCAGATCGCGCAGCGGCAGGCCGCCACGGCCCTGGTCAACGCAGTCCGGCTGGCACATTTCCTGGGCAAGCTCGAAGACCGCGTGGTGCCGGTGTCGGGCTTCGTCGGTTCGCCCGCCCATTGCTGGAGCCATTGGTTTCTCTTTCCGCCGCTGCCCAAGTCGATCGGCGGGCACGAAATCCCCGATGTGTTCAAGGTCAGCCTGGAGCTGCTCGTCGAGCGGTTTTCGCCGGTGTTGCAGGGCTGCCTCAAATACGGCACCACGTTCGATTTGGAATGCCACCCCAGCGAACGGGCGATGGGCGACATCACCAGCGCCGGCGAATATCTGGCGGCGCTCGACGCGGCCGGCTTCGAAAAGGCGGCCGGGTTCAACTTCGACTGCTCGCACATGGAGTGGCAAGGCGTGTCGGGCATCGACTTTATCCGGCAGTATGGCCACCGCATTCACTGCGCCCACATCAAGGGCGTGCAAGTGGTCCGCGGCTATACGCGCAACGGCCTGCTGGGCGGGCACCGGCCGATGGGCGATAAGCACAACGGCTGGAATTTCGTCACCTCCGGCACCGCGCGCGACGCGACCTCGACCGAGGAGCTGTTCGTCGAGCTGAACCGGGCGGGTTTCAGCGGCGCCGTCTCGATCGAATGGGAAGACAACGACGTCGAGCAGCACGCCGGCGCCAAGCAGGCCCTGGCCAACGTCCACCGCGCCGACCAGCCCCCCAGCCACATGCGGCACGACGAGCAGTTGAGGGCCTAA
- a CDS encoding Gfo/Idh/MocA family oxidoreductase, producing the protein MPTPLRFGLIGYGAWGSHHARAINSISGSTLAAICARSPASQQQARADHPQARLYADYQAMLATEELDAVSVVLPSDVHFEVARAVLESGRHLLLEKPMALSVEHCDALIELARARQRRLAVGHELRLSSLWGKVKQLIDAGAIGEPLYALVELWRRSYRPGSGGWRYDIGRVGSWILEEPIHFFDLARWYFSGVGEPTSVFAQANGKRADHPELHDNFSAIVTFPRGRYAVITQTLAGWEHHQVAKVTGSEGALWARWSGAMDRTFEPTFGLQRLEGETVVEVPLEKKSGEVYELVDEIEAFARAIRDGSPLACSGDDGRWSVAMCLKAEQSLAAGGPVGLN; encoded by the coding sequence ATGCCCACACCACTCCGTTTCGGCCTCATCGGTTACGGCGCCTGGGGCAGCCACCACGCACGGGCGATCAACTCGATCTCAGGATCGACGCTGGCGGCCATCTGTGCCCGGTCGCCGGCCAGCCAACAGCAGGCACGGGCCGATCATCCGCAGGCGCGGCTCTATGCCGACTACCAGGCGATGCTCGCCACCGAAGAGCTCGACGCGGTGAGCGTGGTGCTGCCGTCCGACGTGCATTTCGAAGTCGCCCGTGCGGTGCTTGAATCGGGCCGGCACCTGCTGCTGGAAAAGCCGATGGCGCTGAGTGTCGAGCATTGCGACGCGCTGATCGAGCTGGCCCGTGCCCGGCAGCGGCGGTTGGCGGTGGGGCACGAGCTGCGGCTCTCGTCGCTGTGGGGCAAAGTCAAACAGCTCATCGACGCCGGCGCGATCGGCGAGCCGCTCTATGCGCTGGTCGAACTGTGGCGTCGGTCCTATCGGCCCGGTTCGGGCGGCTGGCGTTACGACATCGGCCGCGTGGGAAGCTGGATTCTGGAAGAGCCGATCCATTTCTTCGATCTGGCCCGCTGGTATTTTTCGGGCGTCGGCGAACCGACAAGCGTGTTCGCGCAGGCCAACGGCAAACGCGCCGACCATCCGGAGCTGCACGACAATTTCTCGGCGATCGTCACGTTTCCTCGCGGCCGCTATGCGGTGATCACGCAAACGCTGGCCGGCTGGGAGCACCACCAGGTGGCCAAAGTCACCGGCAGCGAAGGCGCGCTCTGGGCCCGCTGGAGCGGCGCCATGGACCGCACCTTCGAGCCGACGTTCGGGCTGCAACGGCTCGAAGGCGAGACCGTCGTCGAGGTGCCGCTGGAAAAGAAGAGCGGCGAGGTGTACGAGCTGGTCGACGAGATCGAGGCCTTTGCACGGGCCATTCGCGACGGCTCGCCGCTGGCGTGCAGTGGAGACGATGGCCGCTGGTCGGTGGCGATGTGCCTGAAGGCCGAGCAGTCGCTCGCCGCGGGTGGGCCGGTTGGTCTGAACTGA
- a CDS encoding serine/threonine-protein kinase has translation MVAPRLNCDQTRLRLALDDCLAEEAQQQLGTHLEHCEPCRTQLESLAAGRDWWQKAQSHLACDNLAGDEAAGASKEPEQPWLGFLLPCDDHRYLGRFGGYLVTELIGSGGFGVVLKALDPELNRYVAIKVLSPQLANSGAARRRFAREAQAAAAVVHEHVVAIHSVAKNEGLPYLVMTYVPGCSLQDRLDRHGPLEVNEILRIGRQVAAGLAAAHEQGLVHRDIKPANILLENGVERVKITDFGLARTIDEASLTASGIIAGTPQYMAPEQARGETVDHRSDLFSLGSVLYAMCTGHSPFRAETFMAVWRRLCVDTPRPIREANPEVPDWLAEIIEKLHAKDPAQRFQSATEVAELLAAHLAYLQQPAIAPRPARLLSRRPGWRRWTRRTAWIGCGTVAGCLLAILAWWLPDKLAGTAGNQGHQRPPSDATASKDRAATKESALSPALPHLADWEREVSETAGAIDKLQRELEQPASSPGGNGKESIVTLEAELQGLERQFNNNP, from the coding sequence ATGGTTGCACCTAGATTGAACTGCGATCAAACGCGGCTGCGGCTGGCGCTCGACGATTGTCTTGCCGAAGAGGCGCAGCAACAGCTCGGCACCCACTTGGAGCATTGCGAACCGTGCCGAACGCAACTGGAGTCGCTGGCGGCAGGCCGCGATTGGTGGCAAAAAGCGCAATCGCATTTGGCGTGCGACAACTTGGCTGGTGATGAGGCCGCCGGCGCGTCAAAAGAACCCGAGCAACCGTGGCTCGGCTTCCTTCTGCCCTGCGACGATCACCGCTATCTAGGCCGCTTTGGCGGCTATCTGGTCACCGAGCTGATCGGCTCGGGCGGATTCGGCGTGGTGCTCAAAGCGCTCGATCCCGAGCTGAACCGGTATGTGGCGATCAAGGTGCTTTCGCCGCAGCTTGCCAATAGCGGCGCTGCCCGACGCCGCTTTGCCCGAGAGGCCCAGGCGGCGGCGGCCGTGGTTCACGAACACGTGGTGGCGATTCACTCGGTGGCCAAAAACGAGGGCCTGCCCTACCTGGTGATGACTTACGTGCCGGGCTGTTCGTTGCAAGACCGCCTCGACCGGCACGGGCCGCTGGAGGTGAACGAGATCCTGCGCATCGGCAGGCAGGTGGCCGCGGGACTGGCCGCGGCGCACGAACAGGGGCTCGTGCATCGCGATATCAAACCGGCGAACATCCTTTTGGAGAACGGCGTCGAGCGCGTGAAAATCACCGACTTTGGCCTGGCCCGCACGATCGACGAGGCCAGCCTCACGGCCAGCGGCATCATCGCGGGCACGCCGCAATACATGGCGCCCGAACAGGCCCGCGGCGAAACCGTCGACCATCGCTCCGATCTTTTCAGCTTGGGCAGCGTGCTTTACGCCATGTGTACCGGGCATTCGCCTTTTCGCGCCGAGACGTTCATGGCCGTCTGGCGGCGGCTTTGCGTCGACACGCCGCGGCCGATTCGCGAGGCGAATCCCGAAGTGCCCGATTGGCTGGCGGAGATCATTGAGAAGCTGCACGCCAAAGATCCGGCTCAGCGTTTTCAGTCGGCTACGGAAGTGGCGGAGCTGCTCGCCGCCCACTTGGCGTATTTGCAACAACCGGCCATCGCGCCGCGGCCGGCCCGCTTGTTGTCACGCCGGCCTGGCTGGCGTCGATGGACTCGGCGAACGGCCTGGATCGGTTGCGGAACCGTTGCGGGTTGCCTGCTGGCCATCCTGGCTTGGTGGCTGCCAGATAAGCTCGCAGGGACCGCGGGTAATCAGGGGCATCAGCGTCCGCCGTCGGACGCTACAGCCTCCAAGGATAGGGCGGCGACGAAGGAATCCGCTCTTTCACCAGCCCTGCCGCACCTGGCTGATTGGGAACGTGAGGTCTCGGAGACCGCGGGCGCGATCGACAAGCTCCAGCGCGAGCTGGAGCAACCGGCGTCGTCGCCAGGCGGTAATGGCAAAGAAAGCATCGTCACGCTCGAAGCAGAGTTGCAAGGCCTCGAGCGTCAGTTCAATAACAATCCCTGA